Proteins from a single region of Bogoriella caseilytica:
- a CDS encoding Fur family transcriptional regulator produces MLRKTRQRSAVQDLLDRTEDFRSAQQLHEELRATGETVGLATVYRTLQSLSEAKAVDVLRTDDGEALYRRCAGSGHHHHLVCKECGRTVEIEGAPVETWARQVAQENGFVDVDHVAELFGTCAPCAEDDSPGAEAAASPSADDAAPHRA; encoded by the coding sequence ATGTTGCGGAAGACCCGACAGCGTTCCGCGGTTCAGGATCTGCTCGACCGCACAGAAGACTTCCGCAGTGCGCAGCAGCTGCACGAGGAACTGCGCGCCACCGGTGAGACCGTGGGTCTTGCCACGGTCTACCGCACGCTGCAGTCCCTGTCCGAGGCCAAGGCCGTGGACGTCCTGCGCACCGACGATGGCGAGGCCCTCTACCGCCGCTGTGCCGGCTCCGGCCACCACCACCACCTGGTGTGCAAGGAATGCGGCCGTACCGTCGAGATCGAGGGCGCTCCGGTGGAGACCTGGGCCCGGCAGGTGGCTCAGGAGAACGGTTTCGTGGATGTCGACCACGTCGCAGAGCTCTTCGGCACCTGCGCGCCGTGCGCGGAGGACGACTCACCCGGCGCCGAGGCCGCAGCATCGCCATCGGCGGATGACGCCGCCCCCCACCGGGCCTGA
- a CDS encoding isoprenyl transferase translates to MSTPVPATPIAPPPHPSGARPPLIPPELLPRHVAVVMDGNGRWANARGLPRVEGHKAGEASLLEVVAGAIELGITHVSAYAFSTENWKRSPEEVRFLMGFNRDVLRRRRDEMDSWGVRVRWSGRRGRLWKSVIRELETAEEQTRRNTVCTLTMCVNYGGRAELADAAAEVARRAVAGEIKPDRITEKTLARYLDEPDLPDVDMLLRTGGEQRTSNFLLWQSAYAEMVFLDTAWPDVDRRTLWEAAEIYARRDRRYGAAVDRMANHGARR, encoded by the coding sequence GTGAGCACTCCCGTGCCTGCCACTCCCATCGCACCGCCTCCGCACCCGTCCGGGGCCCGCCCGCCGCTGATCCCCCCGGAACTGCTGCCTCGCCATGTGGCGGTGGTGATGGACGGCAACGGCCGCTGGGCGAATGCGCGCGGTCTGCCCCGCGTGGAGGGCCACAAGGCCGGGGAGGCCTCGCTGCTCGAGGTGGTGGCCGGTGCCATCGAGCTGGGCATCACGCACGTGAGCGCGTACGCCTTCTCGACCGAGAACTGGAAGCGCAGCCCTGAGGAGGTGCGCTTCCTGATGGGTTTCAATCGCGATGTGCTGCGCCGCCGGCGCGACGAGATGGACTCCTGGGGTGTGCGGGTCCGCTGGTCGGGGCGGCGAGGCCGGCTGTGGAAGTCGGTGATCAGAGAACTTGAGACGGCCGAGGAGCAGACCCGGCGGAACACCGTCTGCACCTTGACGATGTGCGTGAACTACGGCGGCCGGGCTGAGTTGGCCGATGCCGCCGCCGAAGTCGCTCGGCGCGCCGTTGCCGGTGAGATCAAGCCGGATCGGATCACCGAGAAGACTCTGGCCCGCTACCTCGACGAACCCGACCTCCCCGATGTGGACATGCTCCTGCGCACCGGCGGGGAGCAGCGGACCTCGAACTTCCTGCTCTGGCAGTCTGCCTATGCCGAGATGGTCTTCCTGGATACTGCGTGGCCCGACGTCGACCGCCGCACGCTGTGGGAGGCGGCCGAGATCTACGCACGCCGGGACCGCCGCTACGGCGCAGCCGTGGACCGCATGGCGAACCACGGCGCGCGCCGCTGA
- a CDS encoding YibE/F family protein produces MTEQHRSRRRARGPERSTGSGAAQAHGGGEHGDGGAAHGHSHSGGLDLPRAQTRKVRTILLAIVIPLLIATLVGMVALWPRGETPIRSIPITTSGMSIETGEVVEVLTDPEDVESGAPPGEYVGAAGGQVRVELLSGSGAGQFVPVQVPPEVIAGGVSEGDVLQLLFSPEALGTGSPYVFWDFERSAPVGWLALIYLAVVLLVARWRGLAAVAGLGSSLLVIVVFVLPAIMLGSPPVLVALVGAAAVMFLSLYLAHGISIRTTTALLGTFAALGVTLALAAWSTRAANLLGTNSEAAPYLALEFPHLNLGDLLLCGMIIASLGALNDVTITQASAVWELHAANPATPRRTLMMRGMRIGRDHIASTVYTLAFAYVGTALPVLMMASLIQRPVLDTLMAGEIADEVVRTLVSSVGLVFAIPATTAIAVVLVAYSRERRVTEDTTPS; encoded by the coding sequence GTGACTGAGCAGCACAGATCGAGACGGCGCGCCCGCGGCCCGGAGCGCAGTACCGGTTCCGGGGCCGCGCAGGCTCACGGCGGCGGGGAGCACGGGGACGGTGGCGCCGCGCACGGCCATTCCCACTCCGGTGGCCTCGACCTCCCCCGTGCCCAGACGCGCAAGGTCCGCACGATCCTGCTGGCCATCGTCATCCCGCTGCTGATCGCCACTCTCGTGGGCATGGTGGCCCTATGGCCGCGTGGTGAGACGCCGATCCGGTCGATTCCCATCACCACCTCGGGGATGAGCATCGAAACAGGCGAGGTCGTGGAAGTCCTCACCGATCCCGAGGACGTTGAATCAGGTGCGCCCCCAGGTGAGTACGTCGGCGCGGCCGGCGGGCAGGTGCGCGTCGAGCTGTTGAGCGGATCCGGTGCCGGTCAGTTCGTGCCCGTACAGGTCCCCCCGGAGGTGATCGCCGGCGGGGTGTCCGAGGGCGACGTGCTGCAGCTGCTCTTCTCACCCGAGGCCCTGGGCACCGGCAGCCCGTACGTCTTCTGGGACTTCGAGCGCAGCGCTCCGGTGGGTTGGCTGGCGCTGATCTATCTCGCGGTGGTGTTGCTGGTGGCGCGCTGGCGCGGCCTGGCCGCCGTGGCCGGTCTCGGCTCCTCGCTGCTCGTGATCGTCGTCTTCGTGCTGCCCGCCATCATGCTCGGCTCACCCCCGGTGCTGGTGGCCCTCGTGGGTGCGGCGGCGGTCATGTTCCTCTCGCTGTACCTCGCGCACGGCATCTCCATCCGCACCACGACCGCGCTCCTGGGCACCTTCGCCGCTCTGGGCGTGACGCTGGCACTGGCCGCGTGGTCCACGCGGGCCGCCAACCTGCTGGGCACCAACTCCGAGGCCGCGCCCTACCTGGCGCTGGAGTTCCCGCATCTCAACCTCGGTGACCTGCTGCTGTGCGGCATGATCATCGCCTCACTGGGCGCTCTGAACGACGTCACGATCACCCAGGCCTCGGCCGTGTGGGAGCTCCACGCCGCGAATCCCGCCACGCCGCGGCGCACCCTGATGATGCGCGGCATGCGCATCGGGCGGGATCACATCGCCTCGACGGTGTACACCCTGGCATTCGCCTACGTGGGCACGGCGCTGCCGGTGCTGATGATGGCCTCGCTGATCCAGCGCCCCGTCCTGGACACGCTGATGGCCGGAGAGATCGCCGACGAAGTGGTCCGCACCCTGGTCTCCTCGGTGGGGCTGGTCTTCGCGATTCCCGCGACCACGGCGATCGCCGTGGTACTGGTGGCGTACTCGCGGGAGCGGCGAGTCACGGAGGACACCACGCCGAGCTGA
- the recO gene encoding DNA repair protein RecO has translation MKLYRDEAVVLRTHKLGEADRIITLLTREHGQIRAVAKGVRRTSSRFGARLEPFSVVDVQLHRGRSLDVITQVETIAPHGRKLGADYGLYTTATVMAETAERLTEIEGEPAPQQYLLIVGGLHALATRRHASTLVLDSYLLRALAVAGWAVSCFDCARCGREGPHQAFSPAGGGAMCATCRPPGSASPAPQTITLLGALLSGDWAVAEATEPIHRRETSGLVAAYLQWHMERRLRSLPLVERGA, from the coding sequence GTGAAGCTCTACCGGGACGAGGCTGTGGTGCTGCGCACGCACAAGCTCGGTGAGGCCGATCGGATCATCACGCTGCTCACCCGCGAGCACGGCCAGATCCGCGCGGTGGCCAAGGGAGTGCGCCGCACCTCCTCACGCTTCGGTGCGCGCCTCGAGCCCTTCAGCGTGGTGGACGTCCAGCTCCACCGTGGTCGCAGTCTCGACGTCATCACCCAGGTGGAGACCATTGCCCCGCACGGGCGCAAGCTCGGCGCCGACTACGGCCTCTACACCACCGCCACCGTCATGGCTGAGACGGCCGAGCGGCTCACCGAGATCGAGGGCGAGCCCGCACCCCAGCAGTACCTGCTGATCGTCGGTGGGCTGCACGCTCTGGCCACCCGCCGCCACGCCTCCACCTTGGTGCTGGACTCCTACCTGCTGCGGGCCCTGGCTGTCGCCGGATGGGCGGTCAGCTGCTTCGACTGCGCACGCTGTGGCCGCGAGGGACCGCACCAGGCCTTCTCCCCGGCCGGTGGCGGCGCCATGTGTGCGACCTGCCGGCCGCCCGGCTCGGCGTCACCGGCGCCCCAGACCATCACGCTCCTAGGTGCTCTCCTCAGCGGGGACTGGGCGGTGGCCGAAGCCACCGAGCCCATCCACCGCCGGGAGACCTCCGGGTTGGTGGCTGCCTACCTGCAGTGGCATATGGAGCGCCGGCTGCGGTCCTTGCCCCTGGTCGAGCGAGGGGCGTGA
- a CDS encoding DedA family protein: MIPDDSSPFWVLFIVFYCVGFFRTLATYWIARVVSRWTLQRTGPQRPWVARVQTWLDSDTADKGVAVVRRWGVPAVPLSFLLTGTKTVVNAAAGVLRMPMSRYLPALAIGSAGYAVIYATIGWGAWVAVVAAAAGSPWAIGAIAGAVLAAVSVIILKRRTKRRDTSSDEEGATIEG, translated from the coding sequence GTGATTCCCGATGACAGCAGTCCCTTCTGGGTGCTCTTCATCGTCTTCTACTGCGTGGGCTTCTTCCGCACACTGGCCACGTACTGGATCGCGCGCGTGGTCTCACGCTGGACCTTGCAACGCACCGGCCCGCAGCGCCCCTGGGTCGCGCGGGTGCAGACCTGGCTCGACTCGGACACGGCCGACAAGGGTGTGGCCGTCGTCCGCCGCTGGGGCGTGCCGGCAGTGCCGCTGTCCTTCCTGCTGACGGGCACCAAGACCGTGGTCAATGCCGCTGCCGGAGTGCTGCGGATGCCGATGAGCCGTTACCTTCCGGCGCTCGCCATCGGATCGGCGGGGTACGCCGTCATCTACGCCACCATCGGCTGGGGCGCCTGGGTGGCCGTGGTGGCAGCCGCCGCGGGCTCGCCCTGGGCCATCGGCGCCATCGCCGGGGCTGTGCTCGCCGCGGTGAGCGTGATCATCCTCAAGCGCCGCACAAAGCGGCGGGACACCAGCTCAGACGAAGAAGGCGCCACAATAGAGGGATGA
- a CDS encoding metal ABC transporter substrate-binding protein, translating into MFSYFPKTAAAGLAAAAVLTACAGENGTASDPDGELQIVAAMYALEFLADEIAGERAEVTSLTPAGVDPHDLELTTSAVVQLDEAVVVYLSGFQAAVDDAVAATDPMAALDVAGPADVTAFDADGQPIEGTSVDPHFWLDFDRMSAVAEYVAAELGEIDPEGAEHYAERAEALQADFAALDAEYSEGLAECETRTVVAAHEAYGYLAYNYDLEQMGLSGLDPESEPSPARLAEVRRVVEASGVSTIYAEDLINPAVAEAFAQDLGISVAMLDPAEMEPEGGDYRQAMRDNLEALREGLGCA; encoded by the coding sequence GTGTTCAGTTACTTCCCGAAGACGGCCGCCGCCGGCCTTGCCGCGGCCGCCGTACTGACCGCGTGCGCCGGCGAGAACGGCACCGCCTCCGATCCGGACGGAGAACTGCAGATCGTCGCGGCCATGTACGCGCTGGAGTTCCTCGCCGACGAGATCGCCGGGGAGCGCGCGGAGGTCACCTCCCTGACCCCGGCCGGTGTCGACCCGCACGATCTGGAGCTCACCACCAGCGCTGTCGTTCAGCTCGACGAGGCCGTGGTGGTCTACCTCTCCGGCTTCCAAGCGGCTGTCGACGACGCCGTCGCCGCCACCGACCCGATGGCGGCCCTGGATGTGGCCGGGCCGGCCGATGTCACGGCCTTCGACGCCGATGGCCAGCCCATCGAGGGCACCAGCGTGGACCCGCACTTCTGGCTCGACTTCGATCGCATGAGCGCCGTGGCAGAGTACGTCGCCGCAGAACTCGGCGAGATCGACCCCGAGGGCGCCGAGCACTACGCCGAGCGCGCCGAGGCGCTCCAGGCCGACTTCGCCGCCCTCGACGCCGAGTACTCCGAAGGACTCGCCGAATGCGAGACCCGGACCGTGGTGGCGGCTCACGAGGCTTACGGCTACCTCGCCTACAACTACGACCTGGAACAGATGGGCCTGTCCGGGCTCGATCCAGAATCCGAGCCCTCACCGGCGAGACTCGCCGAGGTGCGCCGCGTGGTGGAGGCGTCAGGCGTGAGCACGATCTACGCCGAGGACCTGATCAACCCGGCGGTGGCGGAGGCCTTCGCCCAGGATCTGGGTATCTCGGTGGCCATGCTGGACCCGGCCGAGATGGAACCCGAGGGCGGGGACTATCGTCAAGCCATGCGGGACAATCTGGAGGCGCTGCGCGAAGGACTGGGCTGCGCGTGA
- a CDS encoding glycine--tRNA ligase: protein MTVASKLDNVISLAKRRGFVFQSGEIYGGSRSAWDYGPLGVELKENIKRQWWRTVVTSRDDVVGLDSSIILPKKVWEASGHVEVFTDPLVESTVTHKRYRADHLWEAFEAKHGREPSGWEEIPDPETGERGQWTEPRAFSGLMKTYLGPLDDESGLHYLRPETAQGIFVNFANVMTSARKKPPFGIGQIGKSFRNEITPGNFIFRTREFEQMEMEFFVKPGEDQEWHQYWIDARTEWYTSLGIDPANLRHYEHPQEKLSHYSTRTVDIEYRFGFTGGEWGELEGIANRTDYDLRTHSEHSGQDLRYYDQASGERWTPYVIEPAAGLTRSLMAFMVDAYTEDEAPNAKGGVDKRTVLRLDPRLAPVKAAVLPLSKSAELLPTAEKLAAELRGYWTVDHDITQAIGKRYRRQDEIGTPYCVTVDFDTLEDQAVTIRERDSMSQERVALDQVRDYLAARLPGC from the coding sequence ATCACTGTGGCCAGCAAGCTCGACAACGTCATTTCCCTCGCCAAGCGGCGCGGCTTCGTCTTCCAGTCCGGGGAGATCTACGGCGGATCCCGCTCCGCCTGGGACTACGGCCCGCTGGGCGTGGAGCTGAAGGAGAACATCAAGCGCCAGTGGTGGCGCACAGTGGTCACCTCCCGTGACGACGTCGTCGGGCTCGACTCCTCGATCATCCTGCCCAAGAAGGTCTGGGAAGCCTCCGGGCACGTGGAGGTCTTCACCGACCCGCTGGTGGAATCCACCGTCACTCACAAGCGCTACCGCGCCGATCATCTCTGGGAGGCCTTCGAGGCCAAGCACGGGCGCGAGCCCAGCGGCTGGGAGGAGATCCCCGACCCCGAGACCGGCGAGCGCGGCCAGTGGACCGAGCCACGTGCCTTCTCCGGCCTCATGAAGACCTACCTGGGGCCGCTCGACGACGAGTCCGGCCTGCACTACCTGCGCCCGGAGACCGCGCAGGGCATCTTCGTCAACTTCGCGAACGTGATGACCTCGGCCCGCAAGAAGCCGCCCTTCGGCATCGGGCAGATCGGGAAGTCCTTCCGCAACGAGATCACTCCCGGGAACTTCATCTTCCGCACGCGCGAGTTCGAGCAGATGGAGATGGAGTTCTTCGTCAAGCCCGGCGAGGACCAGGAATGGCATCAGTACTGGATCGACGCACGGACCGAGTGGTACACCTCGCTCGGCATCGACCCGGCCAACCTGCGCCACTACGAGCACCCGCAGGAAAAGCTCTCCCACTACTCCACGCGCACCGTCGACATCGAGTACCGCTTCGGATTCACCGGCGGTGAATGGGGCGAGCTCGAGGGCATCGCGAACCGCACGGACTATGACCTGCGCACCCACTCCGAGCACTCCGGGCAGGACCTGCGCTACTACGACCAGGCCTCCGGCGAACGCTGGACCCCCTACGTCATTGAGCCGGCTGCCGGCCTGACACGCTCGTTGATGGCCTTCATGGTGGACGCCTACACCGAGGACGAGGCCCCGAACGCCAAGGGCGGGGTCGATAAGCGCACCGTGCTGCGCCTGGACCCGCGCCTGGCCCCCGTCAAGGCCGCCGTGCTGCCCCTGTCGAAGTCGGCGGAGCTGCTCCCCACAGCCGAGAAGCTGGCCGCGGAGTTGCGCGGGTACTGGACCGTGGACCACGACATCACTCAGGCCATCGGCAAGCGGTACCGCCGGCAGGACGAGATCGGCACGCCGTACTGCGTCACGGTCGACTTCGACACGCTCGAGGATCAAGCGGTGACCATTCGCGAACGGGACTCGATGTCTCAGGAGCGGGTGGCGCTGGACCAGGTGCGCGACTACCTGGCGGCGCGCCTGCCCGGTTGCTGA
- a CDS encoding metal ABC transporter permease has protein sequence MSLMDTLAEMLRTPLMQRALLIAVLVGLAAPVMGTYLVQRRLALLGDGIGHVALTGVAAGWLAGAAAGWADQGALAVPGAIVASVAGALLIEAVRARGRTSGDVALAILFYGGIAGGVLLITLAGGTTANLNAYLFGSIAAVTTMDVWLTLGLATLIIGVGVGLRGPLFALCHDEEFARAAGLPAKALTVLIAVMAALTVSVSMRVVGVLLVSALMIVPVATSQLLARSFRGTMGAAMVIGLVVCVSGLVLTYLYPLSPGATIVVLAIGLYAVSSIVRPLLSRPRPVDHVAASSSTS, from the coding sequence ATGAGCCTGATGGACACACTCGCGGAGATGCTCCGCACGCCTCTGATGCAGCGGGCCCTGCTGATCGCCGTCCTCGTCGGCCTGGCCGCCCCGGTGATGGGCACCTACCTTGTGCAACGCCGTCTGGCCCTGCTGGGCGACGGCATCGGGCACGTGGCCCTGACCGGCGTCGCCGCAGGATGGCTGGCCGGTGCGGCTGCCGGCTGGGCCGACCAAGGCGCGCTGGCCGTGCCCGGCGCGATCGTGGCCTCGGTGGCCGGTGCGCTGCTGATCGAGGCGGTGCGCGCTCGTGGCCGCACCTCGGGCGATGTGGCCCTGGCGATTCTGTTTTACGGCGGTATCGCCGGAGGAGTGCTGCTCATCACCCTGGCCGGTGGGACCACCGCGAATCTCAACGCCTACCTCTTCGGCTCCATCGCCGCCGTCACGACCATGGACGTGTGGCTGACCCTGGGCCTGGCCACCTTGATCATCGGCGTGGGGGTGGGGCTGCGCGGACCGCTCTTCGCCCTGTGCCACGACGAGGAGTTCGCCCGGGCCGCCGGCCTGCCGGCGAAGGCCCTCACGGTGCTGATCGCGGTCATGGCCGCGCTCACCGTCTCGGTGTCCATGCGCGTGGTCGGTGTTCTCCTCGTCTCTGCGCTGATGATCGTGCCGGTGGCCACCTCGCAGCTGCTGGCTCGGTCCTTCCGGGGCACCATGGGCGCGGCGATGGTGATCGGCCTGGTGGTGTGTGTGAGCGGACTGGTCCTCACCTACCTCTACCCGCTCTCACCCGGCGCGACCATCGTCGTGCTCGCGATCGGCCTGTACGCCGTATCCTCGATAGTGCGCCCGCTGCTCTCGCGCCCCCGCCCGGTGGACCACGTCGCAGCGAGCAGCTCGACGTCATAG
- the gdhA gene encoding NADP-specific glutamate dehydrogenase, with the protein METQLENVLADVQRRNPGETEFHQAVREVFDSLGPVLRKHPQYVDAAVLERMCEPERQIIFRVPWVDDAGQVRINRGFRVEFSSVLGPYKGGLRFHPSVYLGIVKFLGFEQVFKNSLTGMPLGGGKGGSDFDPRGRTDGEVMRFCQSFMTELHRHLGEHTDVPAGDTGVGGREIGYLFGQYKRITNRYESGVLTGKGLTWGGSLVRTEATGYGTVFFAQHMLATRGLELDGRRVIVSGSGNVAVHAIAKAQQLGARVVAFSDSSGYVVDERGVDLELLRQIKELERGRVSDYAERRASARFSTEGSVWQVPAEVALPCATQNEITVEAARSLVSNGVLAVAEGANMPTTPQAVAVLQGAGILFGPGKAANAGGVATSALEMQQNATRDSWTFEYTEERLAVTMADIHDRCVTTAEEYEAPGNYVLGANIAGFTKVADAMIALGVV; encoded by the coding sequence GTGGAAACCCAACTAGAGAACGTTTTGGCCGACGTGCAGCGGCGCAACCCCGGTGAGACCGAGTTTCACCAGGCCGTTCGCGAGGTCTTCGATTCCCTCGGCCCCGTGCTGCGCAAGCACCCCCAGTATGTGGATGCCGCGGTGCTGGAGCGGATGTGTGAACCCGAGCGCCAGATCATCTTCCGTGTGCCCTGGGTCGATGACGCCGGCCAGGTGCGGATCAACCGTGGGTTCCGCGTGGAGTTCTCCTCTGTTCTCGGCCCCTACAAGGGCGGGCTGCGCTTCCACCCCTCGGTGTACCTCGGGATCGTGAAGTTCCTGGGATTCGAGCAGGTGTTCAAGAACTCTCTCACCGGCATGCCGCTCGGTGGAGGCAAGGGCGGATCCGACTTCGATCCTCGTGGACGCACCGACGGCGAGGTCATGCGTTTCTGCCAGTCCTTCATGACCGAGTTGCACCGGCACCTGGGTGAGCACACCGATGTGCCCGCCGGCGACACCGGGGTGGGCGGCCGGGAGATCGGTTACCTCTTCGGGCAGTACAAGCGGATCACCAATCGCTACGAGTCCGGTGTGCTGACCGGCAAGGGCCTGACCTGGGGCGGCTCCCTGGTGCGCACCGAGGCCACCGGTTACGGCACGGTCTTCTTCGCCCAGCACATGCTGGCCACTCGCGGACTCGAGCTGGACGGTCGCCGGGTGATCGTCTCGGGCTCCGGCAATGTCGCGGTGCATGCGATCGCCAAGGCACAGCAGCTCGGCGCTCGGGTGGTGGCCTTCTCCGATTCCTCCGGCTACGTGGTCGACGAGCGCGGGGTGGACCTGGAGCTGCTGCGGCAGATCAAGGAGCTCGAGCGCGGCCGGGTCTCCGACTATGCCGAGCGGCGAGCGTCAGCACGGTTCTCCACCGAGGGCAGTGTCTGGCAGGTCCCCGCCGAGGTGGCCCTGCCGTGCGCCACGCAGAACGAGATCACCGTCGAGGCCGCTCGCTCTCTGGTGAGCAATGGTGTGCTCGCGGTGGCCGAAGGTGCGAACATGCCGACCACACCGCAGGCGGTGGCGGTCCTGCAGGGTGCGGGCATTCTCTTCGGCCCGGGGAAGGCGGCGAACGCGGGGGGCGTCGCTACCTCGGCCCTGGAGATGCAGCAGAACGCCACACGTGACTCCTGGACCTTCGAGTACACCGAAGAGCGGCTGGCCGTGACGATGGCCGACATCCACGACCGCTGCGTGACCACCGCGGAGGAGTACGAGGCTCCCGGCAACTACGTGCTGGGCGCCAATATCGCCGGCTTCACCAAGGTCGCGGATGCCATGATCGCCCTCGGAGTGGTCTAG
- a CDS encoding metal ABC transporter ATP-binding protein, giving the protein MSTPAIRTSGLTVLLGGHRVLNDVSLEIASGESVALFGANGSGKSTLVRALLGLVPITAGRAEVLGTVLGSRTQRVPWQRVGYVPQRITASAGVPATAEEVVASGLLSFRRLRIGRSGREQARAALAEVGLADRAKESVQIFSGGQQQRVLIARALVREPELLVLDEPLAGIDHDSADSLAGTITMLRQRGTTVLTVLHEPGVLGPLVERAIMLREGRVIHEGPVPAPEPGHEDPAHDHVHPHVSSEPATHGRNLGLDAPLPQGERHREDAAHRGEQGAS; this is encoded by the coding sequence GTGAGCACGCCGGCGATCCGTACCTCGGGGCTGACCGTCCTGCTCGGCGGCCACCGGGTGCTGAACGACGTCTCCCTGGAGATCGCCAGCGGAGAGTCGGTGGCCTTGTTCGGCGCCAACGGATCGGGGAAGTCCACCCTGGTGCGCGCCCTGCTCGGCCTGGTCCCGATCACGGCGGGCCGCGCTGAGGTTCTCGGAACGGTCCTGGGATCACGGACCCAGCGCGTGCCGTGGCAGCGCGTGGGATACGTGCCGCAGCGGATCACCGCTTCCGCCGGTGTTCCCGCCACGGCAGAGGAGGTCGTGGCCTCCGGCCTGCTCTCCTTCCGGCGGCTGCGCATCGGACGTTCCGGCCGGGAACAGGCGCGCGCTGCCCTGGCTGAGGTGGGTCTGGCCGACCGGGCGAAGGAATCGGTGCAGATCTTCTCCGGCGGGCAGCAGCAGCGCGTACTCATCGCCCGAGCCCTCGTCCGTGAGCCGGAGTTGCTCGTCCTCGATGAGCCACTGGCTGGGATCGACCACGACTCCGCCGATTCCTTGGCGGGAACCATCACCATGCTGCGTCAGCGGGGCACCACGGTGCTGACCGTGCTCCACGAACCCGGAGTGCTCGGCCCCCTGGTCGAACGCGCCATCATGCTGCGTGAGGGGCGGGTGATTCACGAAGGCCCGGTGCCCGCTCCGGAGCCAGGCCACGAGGACCCCGCACATGATCACGTGCATCCGCACGTGAGCAGCGAACCTGCCACACACGGCAGGAATCTCGGCCTGGATGCACCGCTCCCGCAAGGTGAGCGCCACCGGGAGGACGCCGCGCATCGTGGCGAGCAGGGAGCGTCGTGA
- the dusB gene encoding tRNA dihydrouridine synthase DusB produces the protein MSTPGLRVGALRAGSPIVLAPMAGVTNPPFRKLCREAGIEGVRAAGLGPVEAAAVPGAYAPAGLYVTEMITSRALVERTPETMRMIAADPEEPIRSVQLYGVDPATVTAAVRMLVAEDHADHVDLNFGCPVPKVTRKGGGAALPWKRDLFEAIVRGAVTAAREASQAAGREREVPVTVKMRMGIDDGHLTYLDAGRRAERAGAAAVALHARTAAQHYSGNAQWEAIARLKDAVRSIPVLGNGDIWAAEDAMEMMRRTGCDGVVVGRGCQGRPWLFTDLVAAAHGSPVRVRPGMAEVAAVIRRHAELMIEYFEDENRGLRELRKHMAWYLKGYAVGGPARRDLALVSTLAELDERLAALDLDQPYPGAGAEGPRGRAGTPKDPHLPENWLASQEIDEQLRAVIAQAELSISGG, from the coding sequence ATGAGCACTCCAGGTCTGCGCGTCGGTGCCCTGCGCGCCGGTAGCCCCATCGTGCTGGCGCCGATGGCCGGGGTGACCAATCCGCCCTTCCGCAAGCTGTGCCGGGAGGCGGGCATCGAGGGCGTGCGGGCCGCTGGTCTCGGCCCCGTCGAGGCCGCAGCGGTGCCGGGTGCCTATGCGCCGGCCGGGCTCTACGTCACCGAGATGATCACCTCGCGAGCGCTCGTGGAGCGCACACCGGAAACCATGCGGATGATCGCGGCCGATCCGGAGGAGCCCATCCGCTCGGTCCAGCTCTACGGCGTCGACCCCGCCACCGTGACCGCGGCGGTGCGCATGCTGGTGGCCGAGGATCACGCCGACCACGTCGACCTGAACTTCGGCTGCCCGGTGCCGAAGGTGACGCGGAAGGGCGGGGGAGCGGCCCTGCCATGGAAGCGCGATCTCTTCGAAGCGATCGTGCGCGGCGCGGTGACGGCCGCCCGCGAAGCCAGCCAGGCGGCGGGGCGTGAGCGTGAGGTCCCGGTGACGGTCAAGATGCGCATGGGCATCGATGACGGTCACCTCACGTACCTCGATGCCGGCCGCCGGGCTGAGCGCGCCGGGGCCGCGGCCGTGGCGCTGCACGCCCGCACCGCCGCTCAGCACTACTCCGGCAACGCCCAGTGGGAGGCCATCGCGCGGCTGAAGGACGCGGTGCGGAGCATCCCCGTGCTCGGGAACGGCGACATCTGGGCCGCCGAGGACGCCATGGAGATGATGCGCCGCACCGGCTGTGACGGCGTCGTCGTCGGACGGGGGTGTCAGGGGCGGCCCTGGCTGTTCACCGATCTGGTCGCTGCCGCCCATGGTTCCCCGGTGCGAGTGCGCCCGGGAATGGCGGAGGTGGCCGCGGTGATCCGCCGGCATGCGGAGCTCATGATCGAGTACTTCGAGGACGAGAATCGCGGGCTGCGTGAGCTGCGCAAGCACATGGCGTGGTACCTCAAGGGTTACGCCGTCGGAGGGCCGGCCCGGCGCGATCTCGCCCTCGTCTCCACCCTGGCGGAGCTGGATGAGCGCCTGGCCGCGCTCGATCTGGACCAGCCCTATCCCGGGGCCGGCGCCGAAGGCCCGCGCGGACGTGCAGGAACGCCCAAGGATCCGCATCTGCCGGAGAACTGGCTCGCCAGCCAGGAGATCGACGAGCAGCTCCGGGCCGTGATCGCCCAGGCAGAATTGTCCATCTCCGGCGGCTGA